In one window of Nocardioides panacisoli DNA:
- a CDS encoding GntP family permease, protein MDLQLLLALVLGIATIIVLVLRTRLDAFAALLIAALVTGSIAGSAPTDTIDSIVAGFGSTLGSIGIVIGLGVAVGKILEVSGGADALAQAFLRAFGKGREPWAMGSTGALVSIPVFCDSGYVIMNPLARSIARIKQGGYVTLALALGCGMTLTHHLVPPTPGPLGVAGILGADLGGLILVGLAFALVLLPVVVLYARWIGPRLESEVTDTVRRAVYEPAVAGAGGGAASSRGSADTGHATAGSGDDAGDQQYRNPRLSAGLASLPLVVPLLLIVANTAATAIDRANQGVLGPEDDYDPAAYADTLAFIGNPVVALLVGLVLAVYVLLPRWTPRATVSGWLAEAAAAAGLILLITGAGGALGQVLRDSGVGDALADAIADTNLPGVLVPFLIATLVRIAQGSGTVAMITAASVAAPVVGGLGISALAAALACCAGSMVFSYYNDSYFWVVTRFAGLDGTAALKGWSGITTAAWAGSIPLVLVAGWLL, encoded by the coding sequence ATGGACCTGCAACTCCTCCTCGCCCTCGTCCTGGGCATCGCCACGATCATCGTCCTCGTCCTGCGCACCCGCCTGGACGCCTTCGCCGCCCTCCTCATCGCGGCGCTCGTCACCGGGTCGATCGCCGGGTCGGCCCCGACCGACACCATCGACTCGATCGTCGCCGGCTTCGGCTCCACCCTGGGCAGCATCGGGATCGTCATCGGTCTCGGCGTCGCGGTCGGCAAGATCCTCGAGGTGTCCGGCGGTGCCGACGCCCTCGCCCAGGCGTTCCTGCGCGCGTTCGGCAAGGGACGCGAACCCTGGGCCATGGGCTCGACCGGGGCCCTGGTCTCCATCCCGGTGTTCTGCGACTCCGGCTACGTCATCATGAACCCGCTGGCCCGGTCGATCGCACGGATCAAGCAGGGCGGCTACGTCACGCTCGCCCTCGCGCTGGGATGCGGAATGACGCTGACGCACCACCTGGTCCCTCCCACCCCCGGGCCGTTGGGCGTGGCCGGCATCCTCGGCGCCGACCTCGGTGGCCTCATCCTGGTGGGCCTGGCCTTCGCGCTGGTCCTGCTCCCGGTGGTGGTGCTCTACGCACGGTGGATCGGTCCACGGCTGGAGTCGGAGGTCACCGACACCGTGCGGCGGGCGGTCTACGAACCGGCGGTCGCCGGCGCGGGGGGCGGCGCAGCGAGCAGCCGTGGCTCCGCGGACACCGGCCACGCCACCGCGGGCTCCGGCGACGATGCCGGCGACCAGCAGTACCGGAACCCCCGGTTGAGCGCCGGCCTGGCGTCGCTGCCCCTGGTCGTCCCGCTGCTGCTGATCGTGGCCAACACCGCGGCCACCGCGATCGACCGGGCCAACCAGGGCGTCCTGGGCCCGGAGGACGACTACGACCCCGCGGCGTACGCCGACACGCTCGCCTTCATCGGCAACCCGGTGGTGGCGCTGCTGGTGGGCCTGGTGCTCGCCGTGTACGTGCTGCTGCCGCGGTGGACCCCGCGCGCCACCGTGAGCGGATGGCTGGCCGAGGCCGCGGCGGCGGCCGGCCTGATCCTGCTCATCACCGGCGCGGGCGGTGCCCTCGGCCAGGTGCTGCGCGACTCGGGCGTGGGTGACGCACTGGCCGACGCGATCGCCGACACGAACCTCCCGGGCGTGCTGGTGCCGTTCCTGATCGCGACGCTGGTCCGGATCGCGCAGGGATCGGGCACCGTCGCGATGATCACCGCCGCCTCGGTCGCGGCCCCCGTGGTGGGCGGACTCGGCATCTCCGCCCTCGCGGCGGCACTCGCCTGCTGTGCCGGGTCGATGGTGTTCAGCTACTACAACGACTCCTACTTCTGGGTGGTCACCCGGTTCGCCGGGCTGGACGGCACCGCTGCGCTCAAGGGGTGGTCCGGCATCACCACGGCCGCGTGGGCGGGATCGATCCCCCTGGTGCTGGTGGCCGGTTGGCTGCTGTGA
- a CDS encoding SAM-dependent methyltransferase — translation MTTLTEPTTTGGVASQLATALRPFVGGDLPVRLVAWDGSAAGPEHAPAVELRSPEALRRLLWHPGELGAAQAYVTGELDVPGDLDAALTHAFSVAADRGLSGGRPPARALASAVRTALEMKVVGPRPAPPATQARVKGRLHSKRRDRSAISHHYDVPSAFYELILDPAMAYSCGYHRDATVSLEEAQHAKLDLVCLKLGLKPGMRLLDVGCGWGALSLHAAEHFGVDVVGVTISTEQQRFAQAAAERRGLSDRVDFRICDYRDAVPAAGQEYDAVASLEMGEHVGQANYGTYAGVLRSAVRPGGHVLVQQMSRGGKWPGGGPFIESFIAPDMHMRPVGETVGMLEAAGLEVRDVHALREHYVQTVAGWIERFEQNHDELEAMVGPEMMRVWRLYLVGGSMSFRDGRMGVDQILLVRPGAPHSLPPVRSW, via the coding sequence GTGACCACGCTGACCGAACCGACCACCACCGGAGGCGTCGCCTCCCAGCTCGCGACCGCGCTGCGGCCCTTCGTCGGGGGCGACCTCCCCGTCCGACTGGTCGCCTGGGACGGGTCGGCCGCCGGGCCCGAGCACGCCCCGGCCGTGGAGCTGCGCTCCCCCGAGGCACTGCGTCGGCTGCTGTGGCACCCCGGCGAGCTCGGTGCCGCGCAGGCCTACGTCACCGGCGAGCTGGACGTGCCCGGCGACCTCGACGCGGCCCTGACCCACGCGTTCTCGGTGGCGGCCGACCGCGGCCTCAGCGGTGGCCGGCCCCCGGCGCGCGCGCTGGCCTCCGCGGTGCGGACGGCCCTGGAGATGAAGGTGGTCGGCCCCCGCCCCGCGCCGCCGGCGACGCAGGCACGGGTGAAGGGACGACTGCACAGCAAGCGCCGTGACCGGTCCGCCATCAGCCACCACTACGACGTACCGAGCGCGTTCTACGAGCTCATCCTGGACCCGGCGATGGCCTACTCGTGCGGCTACCACCGTGACGCCACCGTGTCGCTGGAGGAGGCCCAGCACGCGAAGCTGGACCTGGTCTGCCTCAAGCTCGGGCTCAAGCCGGGCATGCGCCTGCTCGACGTCGGCTGTGGCTGGGGCGCGCTGTCGCTGCACGCCGCCGAGCACTTCGGCGTCGACGTCGTGGGCGTCACGATCTCCACCGAGCAGCAGCGCTTCGCACAGGCAGCGGCCGAGCGGCGCGGGCTCAGCGACCGGGTGGACTTCCGCATCTGCGACTACCGCGACGCCGTCCCCGCTGCCGGTCAGGAGTACGACGCCGTCGCCTCGCTGGAGATGGGCGAGCACGTCGGCCAGGCCAACTACGGCACGTACGCCGGCGTCCTGCGCTCCGCGGTCAGGCCCGGCGGCCACGTGCTGGTGCAGCAGATGTCGCGTGGCGGCAAGTGGCCCGGCGGCGGACCGTTCATCGAGTCCTTCATCGCCCCCGACATGCACATGCGGCCGGTCGGCGAGACCGTCGGCATGCTCGAGGCGGCCGGGCTCGAGGTCCGCGACGTGCACGCGCTGCGCGAGCACTACGTGCAGACCGTCGCCGGCTGGATCGAGCGGTTCGAGCAGAACCACGACGAGCTCGAGGCCATGGTCGGCCCCGAGATGATGCGCGTGTGGCGCCTCTACCTCGTCGGTGGCTCGATGTCCTTCCGCGACGGACGCATGGGCGTCGACCAGATCCTGCTGGTGCGGCCGGGCGCACCCCACTCCCTGCCCCCGGTCCGGTCCTGGTGA
- the pdxA gene encoding 4-hydroxythreonine-4-phosphate dehydrogenase PdxA, which produces MPAPATPPVLALTLGDPVGIGPEITVRTLAEYADDETHHGVAVGDAVAVRRAVAATGLDLEVREVSGFDTAPAGAGVIDVLDIGVLEGKELAWGEVDATAGRSAVTAIEVATRAAMAGTVDGVVTGPINKEAIWASGSEHLGHTEMLGELTGVTQQDTMFVVASRHAPDHRLQIFFATRHVSLRTALDQLTRERQVDSIRRALQALEVYGVAEPTLAVAAINPHGGENGAFGTEELDEVVPACEQLRREGLPVHGPIPADSVFHQGLAGRFDGVLSQYHDQGHIAAKTYDFDGTISVTVGLPILRTSVDHGTAFDIAGSGRADHATMRSAYLAAVEYAPFVPRMRSAYGS; this is translated from the coding sequence ATGCCCGCACCCGCCACGCCCCCCGTGCTCGCACTGACCCTCGGCGACCCGGTCGGCATCGGCCCCGAGATCACGGTCCGCACGCTGGCCGAGTACGCCGACGACGAGACCCACCACGGGGTCGCGGTCGGCGATGCCGTCGCCGTCCGACGTGCAGTGGCGGCGACCGGCCTGGACCTGGAGGTGCGGGAGGTCAGCGGGTTCGACACCGCGCCGGCCGGCGCCGGTGTCATCGACGTCCTGGACATCGGAGTCCTGGAGGGCAAGGAGCTGGCGTGGGGCGAGGTCGACGCCACAGCGGGACGGTCAGCCGTGACCGCGATCGAGGTCGCCACCCGCGCCGCCATGGCCGGCACGGTGGACGGGGTGGTGACCGGCCCCATCAACAAGGAGGCGATCTGGGCGAGCGGGAGCGAGCACCTGGGTCACACCGAGATGCTCGGCGAGCTCACCGGTGTCACCCAGCAGGACACCATGTTCGTCGTCGCGTCACGGCACGCACCCGACCACCGGCTGCAGATCTTCTTCGCGACCCGGCACGTCTCGCTGCGCACCGCGCTGGACCAGCTCACCCGCGAGCGCCAGGTGGACTCCATCCGCCGCGCACTCCAGGCGCTGGAGGTGTACGGCGTGGCCGAGCCGACCCTCGCCGTCGCGGCGATCAACCCGCACGGCGGGGAGAACGGCGCCTTCGGCACCGAGGAGCTCGACGAGGTCGTCCCCGCCTGTGAACAGCTCCGCCGGGAGGGACTCCCCGTGCACGGTCCGATCCCGGCGGACTCGGTCTTCCACCAGGGCCTCGCCGGCCGCTTCGACGGCGTGCTCTCGCAGTACCACGACCAGGGCCACATCGCGGCGAAGACCTACGACTTCGACGGCACCATCTCGGTCACCGTCGGTCTCCCGATCCTGCGGACCTCGGTCGACCACGGCACGGCCTTCGACATCGCCGGCTCCGGGCGCGCGGACCACGCGACGATGCGGTCGGCGTACCTGGCGGCGGTGGAGTACGCCCCGTTCGTGCCCCGGATGCGGAGCGCCTACGGTTCGTGA
- a CDS encoding YihY/virulence factor BrkB family protein has protein sequence MGAAGKVDRFQRRVPVLGVPLAVIYKYFDDQGNYLAAMLAFYAFIAIFPLLLLATSILGFLLQGFPDLERATLDSALAQFPIIGDELGRPGRLRGSVSAIVVGGFGALYGALGLGLGLQNAQAQAWGVPRNSRPHPVLTRLTSLLLLVVAGSAILTVSVFSAVLTGTELVGTLAQVGWFRWAVRLVTVIILALMLTVLLRMASARASAHTIRRAFPGAVTMAVLWQLLQYLGTVYVARVLGATDGMDATFALVLGLMGMLYIGAIMGVLGIEVNVVLARNLWPRALATPFTDRVDLTDADRRAYAMYAQTQRHKGFETVTVRFDGRDGDTHEILLDPTTEEEIRQRIPSAPPFSWQDPAGRDESDGSDSSPTDRRG, from the coding sequence GTGGGAGCAGCCGGGAAGGTCGACCGCTTCCAGCGGCGGGTCCCCGTGCTCGGGGTGCCGCTGGCGGTCATCTACAAGTACTTCGACGACCAGGGCAACTACCTGGCCGCGATGCTGGCGTTCTACGCCTTCATCGCGATCTTCCCGCTGCTGCTGCTCGCCACCTCCATCCTGGGCTTCCTGCTGCAGGGGTTCCCCGACCTGGAGCGCGCGACCCTGGACTCGGCACTGGCGCAGTTCCCGATCATCGGTGACGAGCTCGGTCGGCCGGGCCGGCTGCGCGGTTCGGTCAGCGCCATCGTCGTCGGTGGCTTCGGCGCGCTCTACGGTGCGCTCGGCCTCGGCCTCGGCCTGCAGAACGCACAGGCCCAGGCGTGGGGCGTGCCGCGCAACAGCCGCCCGCACCCCGTGCTGACCCGGCTCACCAGCCTGCTGCTGCTCGTCGTCGCCGGCTCCGCGATCCTCACCGTCTCGGTCTTCTCGGCGGTGCTCACCGGCACCGAGCTGGTCGGCACGCTCGCCCAGGTCGGCTGGTTCCGCTGGGCGGTCCGCCTGGTCACCGTCATCATCCTCGCGCTGATGCTCACCGTGCTGCTGCGCATGGCCTCCGCCCGGGCCTCGGCCCACACCATCCGCCGGGCCTTCCCGGGCGCGGTCACGATGGCCGTCCTCTGGCAGCTGCTGCAGTACCTCGGCACCGTCTACGTCGCCCGCGTCCTCGGCGCCACCGACGGCATGGATGCCACCTTCGCGCTGGTCCTCGGACTGATGGGCATGCTCTACATCGGCGCCATCATGGGCGTCCTGGGCATCGAGGTGAACGTCGTGCTCGCCCGCAACCTGTGGCCCCGCGCGCTCGCCACGCCCTTCACCGACCGGGTCGACCTCACCGACGCCGACCGGCGCGCCTACGCGATGTACGCCCAGACCCAGCGCCACAAGGGCTTCGAGACCGTCACCGTCCGCTTCGACGGCCGCGACGGCGACACCCACGAGATCCTGCTCGACCCCACCACCGAGGAGGAGATCCGCCAGCGCATCCCCTCCGCCCCGCCGTTCTCCTGGCAGGACCCCGCGGGTCGCGACGAGTCCGACGGGAGCGACAGCTCACCCACCGACCGCCGCGGCTGA
- a CDS encoding tyrosine-protein phosphatase → MSEHDDVLRLASADNFRDLAGMGARGYATRDGHTVARGVFYRSNELRLTDDETQSLVDLGLRAVLDLRSHPEVERHPDHEIPGAAWHHFDVIGIPMEEVWGLQTREDAVAVMHRVYASFVESEHSRTEFGQLLRQLSSGGPQLFHCSAGKDRTGWAAALLLHVAGVDDATIESDYLLTNAMAAGSRGRVENLIAEAQGEDFVHVLEPTLIADVGYLRTARSAVDRAYGGLDAYLRDGLGLEETTLDRLRSLLRS, encoded by the coding sequence GTGAGCGAGCACGACGACGTCCTTCGGCTGGCCTCGGCCGACAACTTCCGCGACCTGGCGGGGATGGGCGCGCGGGGCTATGCCACCCGCGACGGGCACACCGTCGCCCGCGGCGTGTTCTACCGCTCCAACGAGCTGCGGCTCACCGACGACGAGACGCAGTCGCTGGTGGACCTGGGCCTGCGGGCCGTGCTCGACCTGCGGTCCCACCCGGAGGTCGAGCGCCACCCCGACCACGAGATCCCGGGCGCGGCCTGGCACCACTTCGACGTCATCGGGATCCCGATGGAGGAGGTGTGGGGGCTGCAGACCCGCGAGGACGCGGTGGCGGTCATGCACCGCGTCTACGCCAGCTTCGTCGAGAGCGAGCACTCGCGCACGGAGTTCGGCCAGCTCCTCCGGCAGCTGTCCTCGGGCGGCCCGCAGCTGTTCCACTGCAGTGCCGGCAAGGATCGCACCGGGTGGGCAGCGGCGCTCCTGCTGCACGTGGCCGGCGTGGACGACGCGACGATCGAGAGCGACTACCTGCTCACCAACGCCATGGCCGCCGGCAGTCGCGGCCGCGTGGAGAACCTCATCGCCGAGGCCCAGGGCGAGGACTTCGTCCACGTGCTGGAGCCGACCCTGATCGCCGACGTCGGCTACCTGCGCACCGCCCGGTCCGCCGTGGACCGCGCCTATGGCGGCCTCGACGCCTACCTGCGCGACGGGCTCGGCCTGGAGGAGACCACGCTCGACCGGCTGCGGAGCCTGCTGCGCTCCTGA
- a CDS encoding DUF1295 domain-containing protein codes for MVTLSSIVVSAAVAAVVMTLTAFVAWRQGRVAVVDVAWGLGFVAIGAAAVVVAVLTDHGDTRRAVLAAVMLAFWGARLAWHIHRRNPRGEDPRYERVLGGPLADVGMGRAVRKVFAVQGAAMVLVAAPVTVSAVRDVLAWPVVAVGVAAWLVGTLFETVGDAQLAAYRAQPRGERRPVLDTGLWRYTRHPNYFGDACVWWGIWLVGGLASGPWVGLATVVAPLAMTYFLVWATGARLLEESMMQRPAYREYARRTSMFVPLPPRAPKGA; via the coding sequence ATGGTGACGCTGTCGAGCATCGTCGTCTCCGCGGCCGTGGCGGCCGTGGTGATGACGCTCACCGCGTTCGTGGCGTGGCGGCAGGGACGGGTGGCGGTCGTCGACGTCGCCTGGGGGCTGGGGTTCGTGGCGATCGGGGCGGCTGCCGTGGTGGTCGCCGTCCTCACCGATCACGGTGACACCCGTCGTGCGGTGCTGGCAGCGGTCATGTTGGCGTTCTGGGGCGCCCGCCTGGCCTGGCACATCCACCGCCGCAACCCCCGCGGCGAGGACCCGCGCTACGAGCGGGTCCTCGGGGGTCCCCTGGCCGACGTGGGCATGGGGCGCGCCGTGCGGAAGGTGTTCGCCGTCCAGGGCGCGGCGATGGTGCTCGTCGCCGCGCCCGTGACGGTGAGCGCCGTCCGCGACGTCCTGGCCTGGCCGGTGGTCGCCGTCGGCGTCGCAGCGTGGCTGGTGGGCACGCTGTTCGAGACCGTCGGGGACGCCCAGTTGGCGGCGTACCGGGCGCAGCCACGGGGGGAGCGTCGGCCGGTGCTCGACACCGGGCTGTGGCGCTACACGCGCCACCCGAACTACTTCGGCGACGCCTGCGTGTGGTGGGGCATCTGGCTGGTCGGCGGCCTGGCCAGCGGGCCGTGGGTCGGTCTCGCGACCGTGGTGGCACCGCTCGCGATGACCTACTTCCTGGTCTGGGCCACCGGCGCGCGCCTGCTGGAGGAGTCGATGATGCAGCGGCCCGCCTACCGTGAGTACGCACGTCGTACGTCGATGTTCGTGCCGTTGCCGCCACGGGCACCGAAGGGCGCCTGA
- a CDS encoding alkaline phosphatase D family protein, with product MTISRRSLVVSAGAGLAAGSALSLPAAGAAPGVADVRATAAARPLRATPFTLGVASGDPLPDGFVIWTRLAPAPLAEDGLGGMPSRRYPVLWQVATDERFRRVVRSGVAGARPDTAHAVHVEVEGLRPGGEYWYRFRVGRWLSPVGRARTAPAPDAMPSALTMAFASCSQFEHGFFTAYRRLAEDEPDLVLHLGDYQYEYAKDTYVVDGGNVRDHRGPETETLANYRQRHAQYKTDADLQAAHAAAPWLVVWDDHEVDNNWADEVPEKPEIPQPRFLDRRAAAFRAFYENMPLRRTSVPRGIDLQLFRRVAWGRLATFHMLDTRQYRDDQACGDGYDDCPDAADPRRTLTGAEQERWLLDGFARSRQRWDVLGQQVFFSRRDSTADPSTNRVSMDAWDGYPASRRRITQGWLDAGVRNPVVLTGDVHAHWASDIAGDFDDPDAPVVGAEFVTSSITSGGDGYDDPQGRHPWADQNPHLRFWTNLRGYVSTRITPTEFRTDFRCLPRVSEPGAAAFTRASFLVEDGVPGMRQLDTAAPRARRSVPQQDREKIIRDTLEQETR from the coding sequence ATGACCATTTCTCGGAGGTCCCTCGTCGTCAGCGCCGGTGCCGGTCTCGCCGCCGGCTCCGCCCTCTCCCTGCCCGCCGCGGGCGCCGCGCCCGGTGTGGCCGACGTCCGCGCCACGGCGGCGGCCCGTCCCCTGCGGGCCACCCCGTTCACCCTCGGCGTCGCCTCCGGCGACCCGCTCCCGGACGGCTTCGTCATCTGGACCCGCCTCGCCCCGGCCCCGTTGGCCGAGGACGGGCTGGGCGGGATGCCGAGCCGCCGCTACCCCGTGCTGTGGCAGGTCGCCACCGACGAGCGGTTCCGCCGCGTCGTCCGCTCCGGTGTCGCCGGCGCGCGCCCCGACACCGCCCACGCCGTGCACGTCGAGGTCGAGGGGCTCCGGCCCGGCGGGGAGTACTGGTACCGCTTCCGTGTGGGGCGGTGGCTCTCCCCCGTCGGCCGCGCCCGCACGGCGCCGGCCCCCGACGCGATGCCGTCGGCGCTGACGATGGCCTTCGCGTCGTGCTCGCAGTTCGAGCACGGCTTCTTCACCGCCTACCGTCGCCTGGCCGAGGACGAGCCGGACCTGGTGCTGCACCTGGGCGACTACCAGTACGAGTACGCCAAGGACACCTACGTCGTCGACGGGGGCAACGTCCGCGACCACCGCGGCCCGGAGACCGAGACGCTCGCGAACTACCGCCAGCGCCACGCCCAGTACAAGACCGACGCCGACCTGCAGGCCGCCCACGCGGCGGCGCCGTGGCTGGTGGTGTGGGACGACCACGAGGTCGACAACAACTGGGCCGACGAGGTGCCCGAGAAGCCCGAGATCCCCCAGCCACGGTTCCTGGACCGTCGGGCCGCGGCGTTCCGGGCGTTCTACGAGAACATGCCGTTGCGGCGTACGTCGGTCCCCCGCGGCATCGACCTCCAGCTCTTCCGTCGCGTCGCGTGGGGACGGCTGGCGACCTTCCACATGCTCGACACCCGGCAGTACCGCGACGACCAGGCCTGCGGCGACGGGTACGACGACTGCCCCGACGCCGCCGATCCCCGCCGCACGCTGACGGGGGCCGAGCAGGAGCGGTGGCTGCTCGACGGCTTCGCGCGGTCGCGGCAGCGGTGGGACGTGCTCGGCCAGCAGGTGTTCTTCTCCCGCCGCGACAGCACGGCGGACCCGTCGACCAACCGGGTGTCGATGGACGCCTGGGACGGCTACCCCGCCTCGCGGCGCCGCATCACGCAGGGCTGGCTCGACGCCGGGGTGCGCAACCCGGTGGTGCTGACCGGCGACGTCCACGCCCACTGGGCCTCCGACATCGCCGGCGACTTCGACGACCCCGACGCACCCGTGGTGGGCGCGGAGTTCGTGACCTCCTCCATCACCTCCGGTGGCGACGGGTACGACGACCCGCAGGGCCGGCACCCGTGGGCGGACCAGAACCCGCACCTGAGGTTCTGGACCAACCTGCGCGGCTACGTCTCCACCCGCATCACGCCGACCGAGTTCCGCACCGACTTCCGGTGCCTGCCGCGGGTGAGCGAGCCGGGCGCGGCGGCCTTCACGCGGGCCTCGTTCCTCGTCGAGGACGGCGTCCCGGGCATGCGGCAGCTCGACACGGCCGCACCGCGTGCCCGGCGGTCGGTGCCGCAGCAGGACCGGGAGAAGATCATTCGCGACACCCTGGAGCAGGAGACCCGGTGA
- a CDS encoding DeoR/GlpR family DNA-binding transcription regulator: MGTVRAGTRARHAELLRLLGEGLTSVDDLARAAGVSPSTVRRDLARLREQGAVARTYGGAMVAPPFHERPIGDSARHRTDAKAAIARRAGELLTPQGSVFLDAGTTCAALARLIAADDSLGPLTVVTRGLETAVVLADSAHVDVHLLGGRLRRLSHGLVGPAASLTLERMAFDVAFLGADAVDPERGIGEPTLDETVLKEQVARVAQRCVVVADATKWGATAPSWTAMPGPWTWVTDAAVGAGTGAGTDCEVVRA, translated from the coding sequence ATGGGGACTGTCCGCGCCGGCACCCGCGCCCGCCACGCCGAGCTGCTCCGCCTGCTCGGCGAGGGCCTCACCTCGGTCGACGACCTCGCCCGCGCGGCCGGAGTGTCGCCCTCCACCGTCCGCCGCGACCTGGCGCGGCTGCGGGAGCAGGGCGCGGTCGCTCGCACGTACGGCGGCGCGATGGTGGCGCCGCCGTTCCACGAGCGCCCGATCGGCGACAGCGCCCGCCACCGGACCGACGCCAAGGCGGCCATCGCCCGGCGGGCGGGCGAGCTGCTCACCCCGCAGGGGTCGGTCTTCCTCGACGCCGGCACCACGTGCGCGGCCCTCGCCCGGTTGATCGCCGCCGACGACTCGCTCGGCCCGCTCACGGTGGTGACGCGCGGCCTCGAGACGGCGGTGGTGCTGGCCGACTCCGCACACGTCGACGTGCACCTGCTCGGCGGCCGGCTCCGACGGCTCAGCCACGGGCTCGTCGGGCCGGCAGCCTCCCTGACCCTGGAGCGCATGGCGTTCGACGTCGCCTTCCTCGGCGCCGACGCCGTCGATCCCGAACGCGGCATCGGTGAGCCCACGCTGGACGAGACGGTCCTCAAGGAGCAGGTCGCACGGGTCGCCCAACGTTGCGTGGTGGTCGCGGACGCCACCAAGTGGGGAGCCACCGCGCCGTCGTGGACCGCGATGCCCGGCCCGTGGACGTGGGTCACCGACGCGGCCGTCGGTGCCGGCACGGGAGCCGGCACCGACTGCGAGGTCGTCCGCGCCTGA
- a CDS encoding four-carbon acid sugar kinase family protein encodes MTHAPGRHALVVADDLTGANATAAGLARARLRAVTVTGEERTETIAEFASRFDAVVVSTNNRHTTPQESAAAARRVLEAGWPAALVSNRIDSTLRGNIGATTAALVTGLRAHGEDVVALCIPAHPDADRHTVGGVQLLRGHRLEETELAHDPRSPMRRSEVAALMAEQTDLPTRSIPLETVTGPSEDLATALAEAVADGVGIVIVDAVTNEHVQRTAEVAAALPDITWLSVDPGPATVALARALGLGETAPRAPYLAVSGSATGLTRRQLARLSSAREVHVVRVVLDDDGLPDPDATTAALTEAIAGAGGEEVVLLASALGEDELLPHEARHRIPAALARSTRDALRAQAVEGLYLTGGDLAAACLGELAADGLDVADEVAPLAVAGTLVGGPWSGLPVVTKGGLVGDDDTAVACLAFLERTAAAIRRNVQPARPRPTH; translated from the coding sequence GTGACCCACGCGCCGGGGCGACACGCGCTGGTGGTCGCCGACGACCTCACCGGTGCGAACGCGACCGCCGCCGGTCTCGCCCGGGCCCGCCTGCGGGCCGTGACGGTCACCGGTGAGGAGCGCACCGAGACGATCGCCGAGTTCGCCTCACGCTTCGACGCCGTCGTGGTCTCGACCAACAACCGGCACACCACGCCGCAGGAGTCGGCGGCCGCCGCCCGACGGGTCCTCGAGGCAGGGTGGCCGGCCGCACTGGTGTCCAACCGGATCGACTCCACGCTGCGGGGCAACATCGGTGCCACCACGGCCGCGCTGGTGACCGGACTGCGGGCGCACGGGGAGGACGTCGTGGCGTTGTGCATCCCGGCGCATCCCGACGCGGACCGCCACACCGTGGGCGGGGTGCAGCTGCTGCGCGGGCACCGGCTCGAGGAGACCGAGCTCGCCCACGACCCGCGGTCACCGATGCGCCGTTCCGAGGTCGCGGCACTCATGGCCGAGCAGACCGACCTGCCCACGCGGTCGATCCCCCTCGAGACCGTCACCGGCCCCAGCGAGGACCTCGCGACCGCACTGGCGGAGGCCGTGGCCGACGGTGTCGGCATCGTGATCGTCGACGCCGTCACCAACGAGCACGTGCAGCGCACGGCGGAGGTTGCCGCCGCCCTCCCCGACATCACGTGGCTCAGCGTCGACCCCGGTCCCGCAACGGTCGCCCTGGCCCGCGCCCTCGGACTCGGCGAGACCGCACCCCGGGCGCCGTACCTCGCCGTCAGCGGCTCGGCGACGGGACTGACGCGACGCCAGCTCGCACGCCTCTCCTCGGCGCGGGAGGTCCACGTGGTCCGCGTCGTGCTCGACGACGACGGCCTGCCCGACCCCGATGCCACCACCGCCGCCCTGACGGAGGCGATCGCCGGCGCCGGCGGCGAGGAGGTCGTGCTGCTCGCCTCGGCCCTGGGGGAGGACGAGCTGCTCCCCCACGAGGCCCGGCACCGGATCCCGGCGGCGTTGGCCAGGAGCACCCGGGACGCGCTCCGTGCGCAGGCCGTCGAGGGGCTCTACCTCACCGGCGGCGACCTCGCGGCCGCCTGTCTGGGCGAGCTCGCCGCCGACGGGCTCGACGTCGCCGACGAGGTGGCCCCCCTCGCCGTCGCCGGCACCCTCGTGGGCGGTCCCTGGTCCGGCCTCCCGGTGGTCACCAAGGGCGGCCTCGTCGGCGACGACGACACCGCCGTCGCCTGCCTCGCGTTCCTCGAGCGGACCGCCGCCGCCATCCGGCGCAACGTCCAGCCCGCCCGTCCCCGCCCCACCCACTGA